The genomic segment ATTCTGTGGGGCCCGGCGGTGGCGGTCCCGGTGATTCCGATGACCGGATCATCCAGACGGATCTGCGCAACGAAATGTCGCGGTCATATTTGGAATACGCGATGAGTGTGATCGTGGGACGGGCGCTGCCCGATGCCCGCGACGGACTCAAGCCGGTGCATCGGCGGATTCTCTACGCGATGTACGAGCTAGGGCTCACCAGCGACCGGCCGTATCGAAAGTGCGCCCGTGTGGTGGGTGAGGTCCTTGGTAAGTACCACCCCCATGGAGACACGGCGGTCTATGACGCCCTGGTGCGCATGGCCCAGGATTTTTCGATGTCGATGCCCCTGATTGATGGGCACGGCAATTTCGGTTCGGTGGACAACGATCCACCAGCTGCGATGCGATACACCGAATCGCGGCTGCAGGCACTCACCACCGACAGCCTGCTGGAGGACATCGAGGCCGAGACGGTTGATTTCGCTGACAACTTCGATGGGTCTCAACAGGAGCCGACGGTATTGCCGGCCCGGATTCCACAGTTGCTCCTCAACGGTTCAGCCGGCATTGCCGTTGGGATGGCGACCAACATCCCGCCGCACAACCTGAATGAACTCATTGATGGTCTGCTGGCCCTGATTGAGAATCCCGAAATCTCGGATCAGGATCTGATCCGCCTGATTCCAGGGCCGGATTTCCCAACCGGAGGCCAGATCCTCGGCCGTGACGGCATCCGTGAGACCTATCTCGGTGGCCGCGGATCGGTGACGATGCGCGGGGTGGCCGGCATCGAAACGATTGAAGCGCCCGGGCGCCCAGACCGTGATGCGGTGATCATCACGGAGCTTCCCTACCAGACCAACAAAGCCGCGTTGATCGAACGGATCGCCGAATTGGTCAATGACAAGAAGCTGGAGGGCATCTCCGACATCCGCGATGAAAGCGATCGCGATGGCATGCGGATCGTCGTTGAACTGCGCAGGGATGCCTACCCGCAGGTCGTGTTGAACAATCTGTTCAAACTCACACCGCTGCAAAGCAATTTCAGCGCCTACATGCTGGCGCTGGTGAAAGGGGAGCCGATCCTTCTCACCTTGCGCCGCATGCTGGAGGTCTTCCTCGACTTCCGAGTCGAGACGATCGAGCGGCGTACCCGCTACCTGCTGCGCAAGGCTGAGGAACGGGATCACATCCTGCTGGGCCTGCTGCTGGCCCTTGACCAGCTCGATCCGATCATTGCCCTGATCCGCGCAGCGTCCGATACAGCAACTGCCCGGGCTCAACTCCAAGAGCGCCACGGGCTAACAGATGTTCAGGCGGACGCGATTCTGCAGATGCAGTTGCGACGTCTGACCGCTTTAGAGGCCGACAAGATTCGACTTGAACATGAGGATCTGGTCACCAAGATCGCTGACTACAAGGACATTCTTGGCCGGCGTGAACGGGTCTTCGGAATCATCCAGGCTGAGCTTGGGCAACTGCGTGATCGTTACCCGACGCCTCGCCGCACCGAAATCCTTGATCTCGGTGGCGGGCTCTCCGATATCGACCTGATCGCCAATGAACGCTCGGTGGTTCTGCTGACCGAGACCGGCTATCTCAAGCGGATGCCTGTCAGTGAGTTCGAAGCGACCAGCCGCGGGACGCGCGGCAAAGCCGGAACCCGCAGCCAGGGTGAAGATGCGGTGAAGCTGTTCATCAGCTGCAACGACCACGACACGTTGGTGTTGTTCAGCGACCGCGGGGTGTCCTATGCCCTGCCTGCCTACCGTGTACCCCAGTGCAGCCGTGCGGCCAAGGGCACGCCCGTGGTTCAGTTGCTGCCGATTCCCAGGGAGGAGGCGATCACTTCGTTGATTCCGGTCTCGGAGTTCAACGACGACACTGATTTGCTGATGCTCACCACAGGGGGCTTCATCAAGCGCACCCGCCTCTCGGCCTTCAGCAACATCCGCTCCAATGGCCTGATCGCCATCAATCTGGAGGAAGGCGATGCCCTCACCTGGGTGCGCCTCGCGGTCCCAGGCGACAGCGTCTTGATCGGCTCCAAAGCCGGAATGACCATCCACTTCCGGCTCAGTGATGAGGAGTTGAGGCCCCTGGGACGCACCGCCCGAGGCGTCCGTTCGATGAACCTGCGCGATGGCGATGCCTTGGTGAGTATGGATGTGCTTCCGGTGGAACTGGCCGATCAGGTGGCCGCCAGCGCAGACGACGAAGAGGATGCCGTGAGTGAAGGTCCCTGGGTGCTTGTGGCTTCGGCCTCGGGCCTGGGCAAGCGCGTACCGGTGACGCAATTCCGATTGCAGAAGCGGGCCGGCATGGGCCTGCGGGCGATGAAGTTCCGCACCGAAGCCGATGAGCTGGTGGGGCTGAGTGTGCTCGGTGCCGGTGAGGAATTGCTGCTGGTGAGCGAGAAGGGGGTGATCGTGCGCACCAGCGCCGATGCGATTCCCCAGCAATCCCGTGCTGCCACGGGGGTGCGTCTGCAGAAGCTTGACAAGGGCGATCGGCTGCTCAAGGTGGTGCTTGTGCCGCCGGAGGCCGAAGACGACTCCGCTGACGACACCTCTTCAGACGACACCGCAACAGACGAGCAGGACAGCTGACCTTGGCTGAGCCGGTGGATGTGCTGGTGCTGGGGGGCGGTCCTGCTGCTCTCTGCATCGCTTCGGAGCTGAACCAACGGGGCGTGCGTGTTGCTGGCGTTGCCCCCGATCCGGTTGATGCTCCCTGGCCGAACACCTACGGCATCTGGGCCGATGAACTGAAAATGGTGGGGCTCGAGCCGTTGCTTGAGCACCGCTGGAGCGACACCGTCAGTTATTTCGGTGAAGGCGGATCAACGGCTCAGGATCGGTGTCATGCCCATGGGATCGACTACGGCTTATTCGATCGGGCTGCCCTGCAGCGGTGGTGGCTGGAGCGGGCCGACGGCGTGGTTTGGCATCAGGACACGGCCGAACGGGTGGCGGTGAACGGTTCAACCACCAGTGTCAGCTGTGCATCAGGAACCACGTTGCAGGCTCGCCTTGTGATCGATGCCTCCGGCTCGCGCACACCCCACATTCGCCGCCCTGATCAGGGTCCGGTGGCGGGCCAGGCGGCCTACGGCGTGGTGGGGCGCTTCTCCCAACCGCCGATTGAGCCGGGTCGCTTTGTGTTGATGGACTACCGCTGTGATCACCTCAGCGGAGCGCAGCGCGAGGAACCTCCAACGTTCCTGTATGCGATGGATCTGGGCGATGGGGTGTTCTTCGTGGAGGAAACCTCGCTCGCCCTGGCACCGGGCGTTCCCTACGACGTGCTCAAGCAGCGCTTGCAGCAGCGCCTGGATCAGCGGGATGTGGAGATCACCGAAGTGATCGATGAGGAGTTCTGCCTCTTCCCCATGAACCTGCCGTTGCCGGATCGCCGTCAGCCGGTGCTGGCCTTCGGTGGTGCGGCGAGCATGGTGCATCCAGCCTCGGGCTACATGGTGGGGTCATTGCTGCGGCGGGGACCTGATCTGGCTCTGGCGATTGCCGATGCCCTCTCCAATCCAGCCATGGGATCAGTGGCCTTGGCAAAACGGGGCTGGCAGGCGCTCTGGCCGATCGAATTGGTGCTGCGCCATCAGCTGTATCAATTTGGGCTGAGTCGGTTGATGGGCTTCAACGAAGGGTTGCTGCGCACCCACTTCGCCACGTTCTTTTCGCTGCCGCGTGAGGAGTGGTTTGGATTTCTCACCAACACGTTGCCGCTGCCACGACTGATGACCGTGATGCTGCAACTGTTCGCGATGGCTCCATGGGAGCTTCGTCGCGGCTTGGTGCTGGGAGCTCCCGGGCCTCAGAGCCCCACGTTTGCCCAGTCCAGTGGCTGAATCAGAGGGAACAGACGATCGTCTGAACGAACAGCTTCGAACCAGCCATCCGGAAGCGGTTCCTGCCCGTCCATGGCGCTCATCAGGGTCCAGAAGCGGTCCAGGTGTCGTTGGATCCGTTCCTTCGCCAGCCCTGTTGTGGTCCCGGCTCTCAGGATGAAGCTCCAGTCGGATGACTGGGCCAGCAGCAGTTCCCGCGCGGCCTGTTGCAGCAGAAGCAGATCGGTTTCCCGTGCCACTCCGCGGCTGCAGCGACGCACCATGGCATCACCGGCACGCCCCCACTCGGCCACGACCCAGGCGTTCGTGTCATTGAGCCAGTAGTTGTGGTAACCACCCTGTCCCCAACTCGACGGACAGGGGTCGCACAACTGCAGCTGACCTGCTGCGCTCAGCACATCTCTCAGGCGGGTGAACACCACGCCCTCGCTGGGACCCTGACGGAACAGTTCCGAGAGGAAGTGGGGACCCTCGAACCACCAGTGTCCGAACAGTTCAGCGTCAAATGGAGCGACCAGAAGAGGGCTGATGTCCATCGAGTGGCTGAGTCGATCCAGTTGCCGTCGGCGTCCTTGCAGGTAATGACGGGCGTGTTGGCGAACCTGCTGCTCGGCGATTGCCGGCTGATAGGGCTGTTTCTGGTCCAGCGGCAGCTGATGATCGGTCACCCTGTGCAGCTTGAGGCCGAGGGGACGCGGTTGATCCAGGCCCAGAGAAGAGAGTGCCTCGATGGGAAGATCCCATCCCAGGTCGCGATGGAACTCCCGGTAGTGGGGATCTCCGGGGTAACCGTCTTTGGCTGACCAGACCGGCAAAGTGGCTTCACTGTCCCGGCCGAAGAATGCAACGCCACTGCGGCTGCAGATCGGGGCATAAACACCGAAACGGGGTCGGGGTTTGCCATGCAGCAGGCCATGACCGTCAAGAACGGCGTAGCGCAGCCCGGCATCGCGCATCCAGAGATCAAGACCCTCGTAATAAGCGCATTCGGGCAGCCAGATCCCGAGGGGACGCTCTCCGATCAGTCGTTGGTGCTCCCGTACCGCTGTCCGCAGCTGACCTCTGATCGCTTCAGGGTTCTGGCGGAGCAAGGGGAGATATCCATGGGTGGCTCCGCAGGTGAGCAGGTCAGCAATGCCCTGCTTCTGGAGGCTCGCGAAGCGTCCGATCAGGTCTCCGTCGCAGTCCAGCCAGCCCTGCCGGTGGCGCTTGATGGTGGCCGCAAGATGCTGCGCTGCCGGCCTGAGGGCGTCGGCGGCCCGAGGCAACAGCCTGAGCCTGTCATCCAGCCATTGCGCAAAGCGCTGCTTCAGTTCTCCATCGCTGAGGAGCGAGAGCAGTGTTGGAGACAGGCCGATGGTGATTCTGGGCTGGGCCTCCGGGTTCTGGACGGCCTGCTCAAGAACCTCCAGAAGGGGGAGGTAACACTCGATCAAAGCCTGGAAAAACCAATCCTCTTCGAGCGAGCCAGGCTCAGTGGAACGGACGTACGGCAAGTGGGCGTGAAGAACCAGGGCGAGAGCGCCTTTGGTCACGGAACCACCAGAAAGGTGGTCGAATTTAGAACGGGTTGAGGGTCTCCCCTAAAGTCACGTAACTCATAGTCATTCCGACTAATGCCTGCTCCTGGAGAGTCGCCATGGCCAAGGATCCTGGTCGCGTTCTGATTTTTGACACCACCCTTCGGGATGGTGAGCAATCCCCTGGAGCCAGTCTCAATCTTGAGGAAAAGCTGGCGATCGCCCAGCAACTGGCGCGGCTTGGGGTGGATGTGATCGAAGCAGGGTTCCCGTTTGCCAGTGCCGGAGATTTCTCGGCGGTGCAGAGGATCGCCCAGCAGGTGGGAGGCGAACAGGGCCCTGTCATCTGCGGCCTCGCCCGGGCATCCAAAGCCGACATCAAGGCCTGTGCCGGCGCCGTGGCACCGGCTCCATGCCGGCGCATCCACACGTTCATCGCCACCAGCGACATTCATCTCGAGCACAAGCTGCGCAAGAGCCGCGCTGACGTGCTGCAGATCGTCCCGGAGATGGTGGCCTATGCCCGGTCGTTGGTTGAGGACGTTGAGTTTTCCTGTGAAGATGCCGGCCGCAGCGATCCGGAGTTCCTTTATCAGGTGATCGAGGCTGCGATCGCAGCCGGTGCCACCACGATCAACATTCCTGACACCGTCGGTTACACCACACCAACGGAATTCGGGTCATTGATCGAAGGCATCAACGACCATGTCCCGAACATCGAGGAGGCCATCATTTCCGTGCATGGCCACAACGATCTGGGATTGGCCGTCGCGAATTTTCTTGAGGCCGTCAAGAACGGTGCCCGACAGCTTGAGTGCACGATCAACGGCATCGGGGAACGTGCCGGTAATGCCTCCCTTGAGGAGCTAGTGATGGCACTGCATGTGCGACGTCGTTACTACAACCCCTACTTCGGGCGAGAGGCTGACAGTCCGACTCCACTGACCGGTGTGCGCACGGAAGAAATCACCAAGACGTCTCGTCTGGTGTCCAACCTCACCGGCATGGTGGTCCAGCCCAACAAGGCCATTGTGGGCGCCAATGCTTTCGCCCATGAATCGGGCATTCACCAGGACGGGGTCCTGAAAAACCGCCTCACCTACGAGATCATCGATGCCCGGACCGTTGGCCTGAGTGACAACAGGATTTCACTGGGCAAACTCAGTGGCCGCAGTGCGGTTCGGGCACGACTCGAGGAACTGGGATACGACCTCACCCGTGAGGATCTCGATGAAGCGTTCGCCCGCTTCAAGGACCTGGCGGATCGCAAACGGGAAATCACCGACAGGGATCTCGAGGCGATAGTCAGCGAACAGGTTCAGCAACCGGATGCACGCTTCGTGCTGGGGCTGGTCCAGGTGAGTTGCGGCAGCAGTCTGCGACCAACAGCCACGGTCACACTTGCGGACGAAGAGGGAGGCGAACGCACCGGATCAGCCGTTGGGACCGGACCGGTGGACGCGGTGTGTCGAGCTCTGAATGATCTGGCCGGGGTTCCCAACGAGCTGGTGGAGTTCTCGGTCAAGTCCGTCACCGAAGGGATTGATGCCATGGGTGAAGTCACCATCCGGCTGAGACGGGACGGATCCCTGTTTTCCGGTCATTCCGCCGATACCGATGTGGTCGTTGCTGCTGCGCAGGCGTTCATCAATGCCTTGAACCGTCTGGTCGCTGGAATGGAGAAACCGCCGCTTCATCCCCAGAAGGATGTGGTGGTCGCGGAACCCCGGCCGAGCCTCTGATCGGGGATGAGTCGCCGAGTTCTTGTTTCGGTGCTGCAGCTGCTGGTGCTGCTGTTGCTGGCCTTGCTGGTGCTCGTGCCGCTGCTTTGGCTGGTCAGCACTTCTCTGAAGGGACCGACCGAGGACATCTTCAGCAGTCCTCCTGCCTTTCTGCCGTCGGCGCCCAGTCTTCAGGCTTACGTGCGGCTGTTTCAGGACAACCCCCTCACCACCTATATGTTCAACAGCACCGTGGTCAGTGCTCTGGCCGTGATCGCGAATCTTCTGTTCTGCTCGATGGCGGCTTACCCATTGGCCAGGATGCGGTTCGCCGGCCGCGGCCTGGTCCTTGGGCTTGTTGTCGCCACGATCCTGATTCCCTTCCAGGTGGTGATGATCCCCCTGTACCTCCTGATGGTGCAGCTGGGGTTACGCAACACTCTGGTGGCACTGGTGATTCCGCAAGCGGCAACAGCGTTCGGTCTGTATCTCCTTCGTCAGAGCTTCCTTGGTGTTCCCGTTGAACTCGAGGAGGCGGCTCGCATTGATGGCTGCAGCAGGCTGGGTGAATGGTGGAACGTGATGATTCCTGCCGCCCGCGCCGACCTGATCACCCTGGCGATGTTCGTCTTCATCGGCACCTGGAGTGATTTCCTCTGGCCCCTCGTCATACTTGATGATCCCAGTCTCTACACCTTGCCCCTGGGTCTGCAGCAGCTCTCCAGCAGCTTCGGCCTCGACTGGCGGATCGTGGCAGCTGGATCTGTCGTCTCGATTCTCCCCGTGCTCATCCTGTTCGTGTTGCTACAGCGCTTCATTCTTCCCAGCGCCAGTGGTGATGCCGTGAAGGGCTGACTTAGAACAAGACCTCCGCTGCTCATGATTGTGTCGCTTCAGGATCTCGACCGTCTGATGGCCTTGCGTCAGCAGGATCCAGCCTTGGCTGCCCGTCTGCGTCAGCCACTTGATCTCGAGGCATTTCTGGCGCTGGCGTCTGAATTCGGTTGCTCCGTGACCGAAGCCGATGTCTTTGCAGCTCAGCAGCGGGAAGACTCGCAGCGCTCCGCCGAGGAACTGCAACGCCAGCAGGCCGATGAGTCTCGCCGCTTGCGAACGTTCATCCAGGGATAGCTCGCCGTGGCGTGTCCAGCACACGTTCACGTGCCACGGATCACCGACAAAGCCCGGGCTTTGAGGGAACGTGAGGGCTGGATTGAATGATCGATGTCCGCGCAACAGGAGAGCCAGACACGACCGTATTGGACTCCTGGAGATCTCAATTCAAAGGATTTGAAACCCCGTCGGCGTCGGGAACCTTCTGCGCTTGCACCAGCGGAGGACTCAGCGTTCCTCAGCTGGAGTGATTTGTTTGGAGAGCGCTGAGGAGCCCCAACCCTCCAACGCGGCAGACGTTGGCTCAGTCCTCAAGACGAACGACATCAGGGGTCGCTCCATGCACTTCACCGATCCAGCGGGCATGCCGGACGGCACCGTCGTGGGTATGGAAGATCCAGGCATCGGCAGGCGATTCCAGCGTCTCAATCACCTGGCTCTGGGAGTTCACACCTAGATAGCGGCCCGCTGGAAGGGACCGCAGCACATAGCGCTCGGCGTAGTTGGAGAACATGGCCCTTGAAGGCTTTCACTGAACCCATAGCGATATTGAGACAGCTGAGACTCATTGTGCGGAATCTCTCCTGTTTTATTCCAGCAGCGTTAATCGGCTCCGTTGTTGCCAGATCAGACCAGTCGGTGCCTGGAATCGCAACTGATGGCCACCATCCCGAAACCATGGTTCAGGCCACGGTGTCAGGGTCAATTCACCGGCCTCCAGGTTCCACGCGGTTTTCAGCCAGCGATGCAGGCTGTCCCGGTCTGGTGCTTGCGGCTGCTGCCAATGAACAACCGCCAGCTGACGGGGTGTTGATGTCAGCGTCACGATGCGGTGATGGGGCTCACCATCCTCCGCTGGTTGCTGGGATTCATCGAGTGATTCCTCGCTGACGAACAGGCGCAGCCCTGCGCTGTCGTCCGATTGAGGGAGCTGGTATTTGTTCAGATAAAGCCGTCTGGCCTTTGGAAAGGCGGCTCCAGGGGCCCTGGCCATCAAGGCGTTGTAAGCATTTTGCAGCGTCTGCGTCATGCCGAGCATGGTCGGAACATCCTGCATGGAATGATGAAGACAATGACGGGACTGTCCAGTGATGAGGTCGCATCGCTCCCGATATCGTCTGGCTGGACTTGATGGTCAGCCCCACCCTGTGTTGGACACCACCTACGACAGTCTGGAATCCGCTTTGACGGAAGCGCAGAACTGGTGTTCAGGTCAGGGTGCCTCATGCGCTCCGGCACAACGGGGCATTGCTGTCCAGGTTCGTACCGGGACTGGCTCCTGGAGAACCATCGATTACCCCAGGAGCTGTCTTATTACGCCGTCGCAGAATCCTGGCTGATGACGTGGGTCAGCATTGATCTCTGTGTCGTTCCGATCGGCGTCGGCGTCTCGTTGTCTCCGTTCATCGCGGCATGTCAACGGCAGATCGCTCAATCTGGACTCAAGTCTCAGTTGGGCCCGAACGGCACGGCCATTGAAGGCCCCTGGGATGAGGTGATGGCCTGCGTCCATGCCTGCCATCAGGAACTGCATCGAATGGGGGCGCCAAGGATCTACACAACGCTGAAGATCAACACACGCACCGATCGTGAACAGTCTTTCGAGGACAAGGTGAACGCGGTGGAACGCTGTCTCAAGGTCTGAGAATCTTGAGAAGTTATGGGGGAAACGACTCCCTCGAGTCAAAAGTTGAGACCAATGAGTACAGCTTTGAGTCGCATCTGTGCGTCGCCGCCGCTTGCCATTCGCTCTGCTGTTGCTTCTGTTCGCCGGTCTTGGTGCAGCAGCTCCCGCTCGGGCTGCCACCTGGGAGCGAATCGGTGGGTATGTCCGCCTGATGCGGCGCGCTGGTGTTGAGTCCTTGGTGGCGAAGGATTGTCCAGAGGGCCTGCTCGGAGCCTTTCATGAGGGACGGCAGGTGCTGCTGATGTGCGGCAACAACCTTCCGGATGACCCTGAATATGTCTGGATGGTGCTTGCCCATGAATCCGCCCATGTCATGCAGTTTTGCAACGGTGGTCCGTTGA from the Synechococcus sp. KORDI-100 genome contains:
- a CDS encoding Nif11-like leader peptide family natural product precursor, whose product is MIVSLQDLDRLMALRQQDPALAARLRQPLDLEAFLALASEFGCSVTEADVFAAQQREDSQRSAEELQRQQADESRRLRTFIQG
- a CDS encoding MTH1187 family thiamine-binding protein produces the protein MTWVSIDLCVVPIGVGVSLSPFIAACQRQIAQSGLKSQLGPNGTAIEGPWDEVMACVHACHQELHRMGAPRIYTTLKINTRTDREQSFEDKVNAVERCLKV
- the crtL gene encoding lycopene beta cyclase, giving the protein MAEPVDVLVLGGGPAALCIASELNQRGVRVAGVAPDPVDAPWPNTYGIWADELKMVGLEPLLEHRWSDTVSYFGEGGSTAQDRCHAHGIDYGLFDRAALQRWWLERADGVVWHQDTAERVAVNGSTTSVSCASGTTLQARLVIDASGSRTPHIRRPDQGPVAGQAAYGVVGRFSQPPIEPGRFVLMDYRCDHLSGAQREEPPTFLYAMDLGDGVFFVEETSLALAPGVPYDVLKQRLQQRLDQRDVEITEVIDEEFCLFPMNLPLPDRRQPVLAFGGAASMVHPASGYMVGSLLRRGPDLALAIADALSNPAMGSVALAKRGWQALWPIELVLRHQLYQFGLSRLMGFNEGLLRTHFATFFSLPREEWFGFLTNTLPLPRLMTVMLQLFAMAPWELRRGLVLGAPGPQSPTFAQSSG
- a CDS encoding 2-isopropylmalate synthase translates to MAKDPGRVLIFDTTLRDGEQSPGASLNLEEKLAIAQQLARLGVDVIEAGFPFASAGDFSAVQRIAQQVGGEQGPVICGLARASKADIKACAGAVAPAPCRRIHTFIATSDIHLEHKLRKSRADVLQIVPEMVAYARSLVEDVEFSCEDAGRSDPEFLYQVIEAAIAAGATTINIPDTVGYTTPTEFGSLIEGINDHVPNIEEAIISVHGHNDLGLAVANFLEAVKNGARQLECTINGIGERAGNASLEELVMALHVRRRYYNPYFGREADSPTPLTGVRTEEITKTSRLVSNLTGMVVQPNKAIVGANAFAHESGIHQDGVLKNRLTYEIIDARTVGLSDNRISLGKLSGRSAVRARLEELGYDLTREDLDEAFARFKDLADRKREITDRDLEAIVSEQVQQPDARFVLGLVQVSCGSSLRPTATVTLADEEGGERTGSAVGTGPVDAVCRALNDLAGVPNELVEFSVKSVTEGIDAMGEVTIRLRRDGSLFSGHSADTDVVVAAAQAFINALNRLVAGMEKPPLHPQKDVVVAEPRPSL
- a CDS encoding glycoside hydrolase family 57 protein; translated protein: MTKGALALVLHAHLPYVRSTEPGSLEEDWFFQALIECYLPLLEVLEQAVQNPEAQPRITIGLSPTLLSLLSDGELKQRFAQWLDDRLRLLPRAADALRPAAQHLAATIKRHRQGWLDCDGDLIGRFASLQKQGIADLLTCGATHGYLPLLRQNPEAIRGQLRTAVREHQRLIGERPLGIWLPECAYYEGLDLWMRDAGLRYAVLDGHGLLHGKPRPRFGVYAPICSRSGVAFFGRDSEATLPVWSAKDGYPGDPHYREFHRDLGWDLPIEALSSLGLDQPRPLGLKLHRVTDHQLPLDQKQPYQPAIAEQQVRQHARHYLQGRRRQLDRLSHSMDISPLLVAPFDAELFGHWWFEGPHFLSELFRQGPSEGVVFTRLRDVLSAAGQLQLCDPCPSSWGQGGYHNYWLNDTNAWVVAEWGRAGDAMVRRCSRGVARETDLLLLQQAARELLLAQSSDWSFILRAGTTTGLAKERIQRHLDRFWTLMSAMDGQEPLPDGWFEAVRSDDRLFPLIQPLDWANVGL
- a CDS encoding carbohydrate ABC transporter permease, translated to MSRRVLVSVLQLLVLLLLALLVLVPLLWLVSTSLKGPTEDIFSSPPAFLPSAPSLQAYVRLFQDNPLTTYMFNSTVVSALAVIANLLFCSMAAYPLARMRFAGRGLVLGLVVATILIPFQVVMIPLYLLMVQLGLRNTLVALVIPQAATAFGLYLLRQSFLGVPVELEEAARIDGCSRLGEWWNVMIPAARADLITLAMFVFIGTWSDFLWPLVILDDPSLYTLPLGLQQLSSSFGLDWRIVAAGSVVSILPVLILFVLLQRFILPSASGDAVKG
- the gyrA gene encoding DNA gyrase subunit A — encoded protein: MADSVGPGGGGPGDSDDRIIQTDLRNEMSRSYLEYAMSVIVGRALPDARDGLKPVHRRILYAMYELGLTSDRPYRKCARVVGEVLGKYHPHGDTAVYDALVRMAQDFSMSMPLIDGHGNFGSVDNDPPAAMRYTESRLQALTTDSLLEDIEAETVDFADNFDGSQQEPTVLPARIPQLLLNGSAGIAVGMATNIPPHNLNELIDGLLALIENPEISDQDLIRLIPGPDFPTGGQILGRDGIRETYLGGRGSVTMRGVAGIETIEAPGRPDRDAVIITELPYQTNKAALIERIAELVNDKKLEGISDIRDESDRDGMRIVVELRRDAYPQVVLNNLFKLTPLQSNFSAYMLALVKGEPILLTLRRMLEVFLDFRVETIERRTRYLLRKAEERDHILLGLLLALDQLDPIIALIRAASDTATARAQLQERHGLTDVQADAILQMQLRRLTALEADKIRLEHEDLVTKIADYKDILGRRERVFGIIQAELGQLRDRYPTPRRTEILDLGGGLSDIDLIANERSVVLLTETGYLKRMPVSEFEATSRGTRGKAGTRSQGEDAVKLFISCNDHDTLVLFSDRGVSYALPAYRVPQCSRAAKGTPVVQLLPIPREEAITSLIPVSEFNDDTDLLMLTTGGFIKRTRLSAFSNIRSNGLIAINLEEGDALTWVRLAVPGDSVLIGSKAGMTIHFRLSDEELRPLGRTARGVRSMNLRDGDALVSMDVLPVELADQVAASADDEEDAVSEGPWVLVASASGLGKRVPVTQFRLQKRAGMGLRAMKFRTEADELVGLSVLGAGEELLLVSEKGVIVRTSADAIPQQSRAATGVRLQKLDKGDRLLKVVLVPPEAEDDSADDTSSDDTATDEQDS